TCATCGCCCTGACCGAGATCAGCGGCGAAGGTGATCACCTCCTCCACACCCCATTCCTGCTTGAGGTAAGGGATGCAGACGCTGGTGTCCACCCCACCGGAATAGGCGAGAACGACCTTGGTTGCGCGTCCCATCAGGTGGACTCCTGCTCTGAATCAGATTGCACTGATTCTCTACTCCCGCCGACCCGCTGGACCGATTGGGGAGCCAAACGAGCAAGCCAAAACAGCCAAAGCGCCATGAAAAAGGCTGGAATCAACAACAGTGCAAGCACCGGAACCGTGGACACCACCAGCGGATCTGGATGCAAGCGCCCCCATTTCCACAGACCAAAACTCAGTAACAAAGCCCCGCCCCACACGGAGAGGAGCAGCCAAACCTTGGCCAAGAGACGTCCTCAAGACTGCACTGAACTATGATGATCGATTACGGAACTGGACAGTGTCGTCTGAGTTGAGCGCCCTCGACAACATCAATCCAGCTCTCACGCGTTATGGGCGGCAAGAACCAGCACCGGTGCTGCCTCTTCGCGAAGAGCCCGATTTACTGAGCTGGCTGGAAACAAGCGGTCGGCTTGTCGAAGACGAAGAGTCCAGCACAG
The window above is part of the Synechococcus sp. WH 8020 genome. Proteins encoded here:
- a CDS encoding DUF3134 domain-containing protein, translated to MSSELSALDNINPALTRYGRQEPAPVLPLREEPDLLSWLETSGRLVEDEESSTAEVSTVEEEELSALMGEKEDYNAADEQTEENWED